In one window of Ferriphaselus amnicola DNA:
- a CDS encoding response regulator, whose protein sequence is MVRPEGTRRWLVWLATALAYVVLGKICIGLGTIGGTASPFWLPAGLVMALSLRLGYGALPGIFLGELLLGYFFMPGELWKHLMIASGNVLEGAAVCYLAPRWMTSDDLFSSVRNLFAFFAAAAVGSLHNAFLGVLALWLSGLIPLDVFGDVMLNWSVGDLGGTLIVAPLLLSWYRPDWQQWRASRWVEFTLLFISAIGLTWAVFNGWFTLPQSSLTFLLLPFLLWGAFRFGPASCSFLNAAMMAAVIWGTTHGHGPFASSSATESLVLLQLFTSVLVVTSLLALIVNQDRFRITDQLRQEAILLESKVEERTEALKAATLAAEAASRAKSEFLANMSHEIRTPMNAVIGLSQLLLDMELSAKQRDYLGKIQSSSQGLLGIINDILDFSRIEAGKLEIEQVMFDLDELLDTTANLFALRAEQKGIELVFDEATDLPTTYIGDSLRLSQVLSNLVGNALKFTEHGEIQVGIRGERQDGQRMRLHFSVRDTGIGMSEEQLSRLFHAFTQADSSITRQYGGSGLGLTICRRLVALMGGEISVISALGQGSTFNFSVSVRLVEANPRRRIPADFAGMKALVVDDCDAALVSLSHILESWGALVSVAHGAEEGLRELAHAVTPFNLLLVDWKMPGMDGLEMIRCVQQQVARGDIIHAPIVIMVTAHDHEDMVEMASEVQTDAILDKPVTPSRLFEAVVGARAQAASHLAHERRQSNLWPIEQAAPIRGAHVLLVEDNLTNQLVARGFLERLGVTLDIANNGQEAVDMIALGGHYSAVLMDLQMPLMDGFEATRQIRAEVKNRDLPILAMTAAAMTHDKDATIAAGMNDHIAKPIDFAKLVHVLVKWITPEVRAVASVEAHADLSERPFELSPLELASAVEQMGGGWALMRTVLLSCHEDFSGAHTKLEQLLHAEDFSAAMRLIHTLKGLAGTIGAKKLQRICTLFEAELDADQTDSRAEFEHELTVVSRAINAFTQSEARNSAGMPASQAVALDMLLPQLRELESLLAQNRVKARPLAETLAGQLAGAPQAAPLAEIAGLARQLKFREASFKLDALLRQMGGE, encoded by the coding sequence ATGGTGAGACCAGAAGGTACTCGGCGATGGCTGGTTTGGTTGGCGACAGCGCTGGCCTACGTAGTGCTGGGGAAAATATGTATCGGTTTAGGTACCATTGGAGGGACTGCTTCTCCGTTCTGGTTGCCTGCCGGTCTAGTGATGGCATTATCGCTGCGACTGGGCTACGGTGCGCTACCCGGTATCTTTCTAGGTGAGTTGCTGCTTGGCTATTTCTTCATGCCGGGTGAGCTGTGGAAGCACCTGATGATTGCCAGTGGCAATGTACTGGAAGGTGCGGCCGTGTGCTATTTGGCGCCACGCTGGATGACCTCCGATGATCTGTTCAGCTCAGTACGTAACCTCTTCGCCTTTTTTGCGGCGGCGGCAGTAGGTAGTCTGCATAACGCTTTTCTAGGCGTGCTTGCTTTGTGGTTGTCTGGTCTGATCCCTTTGGACGTATTCGGTGATGTCATGCTCAACTGGAGCGTGGGTGACCTAGGGGGAACCTTAATCGTCGCTCCTTTGCTACTGAGTTGGTATCGACCGGATTGGCAACAGTGGCGCGCATCGAGATGGGTCGAGTTTACATTGCTGTTCATTTCTGCCATTGGTTTGACTTGGGCCGTTTTCAACGGTTGGTTCACCTTACCTCAATCATCTTTGACATTCTTGCTGCTGCCATTCCTATTGTGGGGGGCATTCAGATTCGGTCCCGCTAGTTGCAGTTTTCTCAATGCGGCGATGATGGCAGCGGTGATCTGGGGAACGACCCACGGCCATGGACCGTTCGCATCTTCTTCGGCTACGGAGTCGTTGGTGTTGCTCCAACTGTTCACCTCGGTGCTAGTGGTTACCTCTCTGCTTGCCCTGATTGTCAATCAAGATCGTTTCCGCATTACCGATCAACTCCGACAAGAGGCGATCTTGCTGGAGAGCAAAGTAGAGGAGCGCACCGAAGCATTGAAAGCTGCGACTCTGGCGGCGGAAGCGGCCAGCCGAGCCAAGAGCGAGTTCCTCGCCAATATGAGCCATGAGATCCGTACGCCGATGAATGCTGTCATTGGTCTGAGTCAGTTGTTGCTTGATATGGAGCTGAGCGCCAAGCAGCGCGACTACTTAGGCAAGATTCAGAGCTCATCACAAGGTTTGCTCGGCATCATCAATGACATTTTGGATTTTTCTCGCATCGAGGCGGGAAAGCTTGAAATCGAGCAAGTAATGTTTGATCTGGATGAATTGCTAGATACCACGGCGAACCTATTTGCCTTGCGCGCCGAGCAGAAGGGGATCGAGTTAGTGTTTGACGAGGCAACCGATCTGCCGACGACATACATTGGCGACTCGCTACGTTTATCGCAAGTGCTCAGCAATCTGGTGGGCAACGCCCTTAAATTCACTGAGCACGGAGAGATTCAGGTCGGCATTCGAGGTGAGCGGCAGGATGGGCAGCGGATGCGGTTACATTTTTCGGTGCGTGACACTGGTATCGGCATGAGTGAAGAGCAACTGTCTCGTTTGTTCCATGCGTTCACTCAGGCAGACAGCTCGATCACCCGGCAATACGGCGGTAGTGGGCTGGGGTTGACGATCTGCCGGCGGTTGGTTGCCCTGATGGGCGGAGAGATCAGCGTGATCAGTGCGCTGGGGCAGGGGAGTACGTTCAATTTCTCGGTGTCGGTCAGGCTTGTAGAAGCCAATCCGCGCCGCCGGATTCCAGCAGATTTCGCTGGAATGAAGGCCTTGGTGGTCGATGACTGTGATGCTGCGCTAGTTTCGCTCAGTCATATTTTGGAGTCTTGGGGGGCGCTGGTGTCGGTTGCTCATGGGGCCGAAGAAGGCTTGCGAGAGCTGGCTCATGCGGTGACGCCGTTCAATTTGCTGCTGGTGGACTGGAAGATGCCGGGGATGGATGGCCTTGAGATGATCCGGTGTGTCCAGCAGCAGGTGGCACGCGGCGACATCATTCACGCGCCCATCGTCATTATGGTGACGGCACACGATCACGAGGATATGGTTGAGATGGCATCTGAAGTGCAGACGGATGCCATTTTGGACAAGCCGGTGACTCCTTCGCGCTTGTTCGAGGCCGTGGTCGGCGCGCGAGCTCAGGCAGCTAGCCATCTCGCTCATGAGCGGCGCCAGAGTAATCTATGGCCGATAGAACAGGCCGCGCCGATTCGCGGCGCGCATGTTTTATTGGTAGAGGATAATCTAACTAATCAACTGGTTGCGCGTGGGTTTTTGGAACGGTTAGGCGTGACGCTGGATATTGCCAATAATGGTCAGGAAGCGGTCGATATGATTGCGTTAGGTGGGCATTACAGCGCGGTATTGATGGATTTGCAGATGCCATTGATGGATGGTTTTGAGGCTACGCGACAAATTCGAGCCGAAGTGAAAAATCGTGATCTGCCGATTCTGGCAATGACGGCGGCCGCGATGACGCATGATAAAGATGCCACGATTGCGGCAGGGATGAATGATCACATTGCCAAGCCTATTGATTTCGCCAAACTTGTGCACGTCCTAGTGAAGTGGATCACCCCCGAGGTTAGGGCAGTGGCCTCGGTTGAGGCACATGCGGATCTATCAGAGCGCCCGTTTGAGTTGTCACCGCTGGAGCTAGCGAGTGCGGTCGAACAAATGGGCGGTGGTTGGGCGCTCATGCGTACCGTCTTGCTCAGTTGCCACGAAGACTTTTCGGGTGCTCATACCAAGCTCGAACAGCTACTTCATGCGGAAGACTTTAGTGCGGCCATGCGGCTGATTCACACGCTCAAGGGCTTGGCCGGAACCATAGGCGCGAAGAAACTTCAGCGTATTTGTACACTGTTTGAAGCTGAGCTGGATGCGGATCAAACGGATTCGCGTGCGGAGTTTGAGCATGAACTGACAGTTGTGTCGCGCGCTATCAATGCCTTTACGCAGAGCGAGGCTAGAAACTCGGCTGGTATGCCTGCATCTCAGGCCGTGGCACTGGACATGCTGTTGCCTCAGTTGCGTGAACTGGAAAGCTTGTTGGCGCAAAATCGGGTCAAGGCGAGGCCGTTAGCTGAAACGCTGGCTGGCCAATTGGCAGGAGCGCCACAGGCTGCACCGTTGGCCGAAATTGCAGGGTTGGCGAGACAGTTGAAGTTCCGTGAAGCATCGTTCAAACTCGATGCCCTGCTAAGACAGATGGGCGGTGAGTGA